Within the Streptomyces sp. NBC_00554 genome, the region GCTCAGGGACGCCGGTTTCCTGCTGCCCTCCTGGGAGGAGCTTTCCGAGTCCGTCGAAGCCGCGCGGGAACGTGACGCGGTGGTGCACTTCGACGGGGCCCGGCTCTGGGAGTGCACCACGCACTTCGGCCGCCCCCTGGACGAGATCGCGGGCCTCGCAGACAGCGTCTACGTGTCGTTCTACAAGTCGCTCGGCGGGTTCGGCGGAGCGGCGGTCGCGGGCCCGCAGACACTGATCGACGAGGCGAAGACCTGGCGGCACCGGTACGGCGGCATGGTCCTCCAGCAGTTCCCGACCGTCCTGGCGGCGCTGATCGGTCTGGAGCGGGAGCTGCCCCGGCTGCCGGAATACGTGGCCCACGCGCGCGTGGTCGCCGCCGCCCTGCACGAGGGGTTCACGGAGGCCGGGGTCCCCTGGGTACGCGTCCACCCCGAGGTACCGCACACCCACCAGTTCCAGATCTGGCTGCCGTACGACCCCGACGTCCTCGGGGACACCGGGCTGCGGCAGACCGAGGAGACGAAGACCGGCCTGTTCGCGCAGGGCTGGGTGCGTGGCGGCCCGGGACTGGCGTACACCGAGGTCACGGTGGCGGGGCCCGGCCTGGAGTGGACGGCGGAGGACGTCAAGGCGGCCGTACGGGACTTCGTGGAGCGGTTGCCCCACTGACCGCCTCCCCCGCCGCGGGTCAGCAGC harbors:
- a CDS encoding low specificity L-threonine aldolase gives rise to the protein MSDTAEEAAGQAPEETAERKRERRVAAWRAARRVLWRPSYQNTVRDRLAWLNDGAEGVYDLDQPVDMYGDRLVETLEERVAGLLGKEAAVFFPTGTMAQQIALRCWAGRTGNPTVAMHPLGHPEVHERHAFSQVSGLRPVHVTDEPRLPTAEEISDLPEPFGALMLELPLRDAGFLLPSWEELSESVEAARERDAVVHFDGARLWECTTHFGRPLDEIAGLADSVYVSFYKSLGGFGGAAVAGPQTLIDEAKTWRHRYGGMVLQQFPTVLAALIGLERELPRLPEYVAHARVVAAALHEGFTEAGVPWVRVHPEVPHTHQFQIWLPYDPDVLGDTGLRQTEETKTGLFAQGWVRGGPGLAYTEVTVAGPGLEWTAEDVKAAVRDFVERLPH